The following proteins are co-located in the Chitinivorax sp. B genome:
- a CDS encoding PilN domain-containing protein, with protein MIRINLLPHREAKRKARAQRFAAIIGFTVIAGVLIVLAGYTLLEERLNTQTARNDFLKAEIARLDREISEIEVLKAKRKDLLDRKKVIEKLQANRSEVVRMLDQITRQTPDGIYYKEIKQNDDVVTLTGYSLSNARVSTLMRALNDTPAFEMPNLEQIKAMTIENQRLNEFTMNSKLKRQADTDQKPGDAKAKEVKK; from the coding sequence ATGATACGCATTAACCTATTACCTCACCGCGAGGCAAAACGAAAAGCACGAGCCCAACGCTTTGCTGCGATCATTGGATTCACTGTCATTGCCGGTGTTTTGATTGTGCTGGCTGGATATACGTTGCTTGAGGAGCGACTAAATACTCAAACAGCGCGTAATGACTTTCTAAAAGCTGAGATTGCAAGACTTGATCGCGAAATCAGTGAGATCGAAGTCCTTAAAGCCAAACGTAAGGATCTGCTTGACCGCAAAAAAGTGATTGAGAAGCTGCAAGCCAATCGAAGTGAAGTCGTTCGCATGTTGGATCAAATCACTCGGCAAACTCCAGACGGTATTTACTACAAGGAAATCAAGCAGAATGATGACGTTGTCACGTTGACTGGCTACTCGTTGTCAAATGCACGGGTTTCTACGCTTATGCGCGCCCTTAATGATACTCCTGCGTTTGAGATGCCGAATTTGGAGCAGATCAAGGCAATGACGATTGAGAATCAGCGTTTGAATGAGTTCACCATGAACTCTAAGTTGAAACGTCAAGCTGATACTGATCAAAAGCCCGGTGATGCTAAAGCCAAGGAAGTGAAAAAATGA